One Pelecanus crispus isolate bPelCri1 chromosome 31, bPelCri1.pri, whole genome shotgun sequence genomic region harbors:
- the LOC142596357 gene encoding LOW QUALITY PROTEIN: butyrophilin subfamily 3 member A2-like (The sequence of the model RefSeq protein was modified relative to this genomic sequence to represent the inferred CDS: inserted 2 bases in 1 codon) → MGSTYQQATALHFIIFLQIIHSVTGQYQIIPPDKPVIGVIGKGVILPCQLNAKIIPEKLFVQWIFTGNSKKIVVTTYDGKNPYNPVREEEAYQGRTNFFQSEFNLGDVSLHLKNVMLSDKGKYTCSVFFDNWFDEVVVDLDVAAKGDESSVFLDGHVGQGIGLTCKSQGWFPEPKVVWLNSKGQTREEGVTTQSTKTSSGVFDVVSSMTLEPGSDQEVSCRVVNNLLNAMCESRVLISDVFFPSTSPWMTAFLVILFLNVSVVAAIGYKLNSSFTQSRKAASLRKKMVTEKSKLKNHFGQLKAELDLWEAQSHTLPITVNPDCRVLELQVPGAPAVESNASEPAGPNAPSTVPVLVGKEGFAAGKHHREVDVGQQQDXVLGVVREQGRQEEEGSLPAEDYWALHRSQGGILSSEGGHRIEKQHMSTSVIGVLLDLEEGQVNFYDAEQMGVMVRMSLRLGKEPAKMFYPFLSKREGTLTPLIHPLLIPIPLKPL, encoded by the exons ATGGGTTCCACATACCAGCAGGCAACAGCTCTTCACTTCATTATTTTCCTACAGATAATTCATTCAGTCACAG GCCAGTATCAAATTATTCCTCCTGACAAGCCTGTCATTGGAGTCATTGGAAAAGGAGTCATCCTGCCCTGTCAGCTGAATGCTAAGATAATCCCTGAGAAACTTTTCGTTCAGTGGATATTTACTGGAAactcaaaaaaaattgttgtgaCCACTTAtgatggaaaaaacccatacaATCCAGTTCGTGAGGAGGAGGCATACCAGGGCAGgacaaatttttttcagtctgaatttAATCTGGGAGATGTGTCTCTTCACCTGAAAAATGTCATGCTCTCGGACAAAGGGAAATACACCTGCAGCGTCTTTTTTGACAATTGGTTTGATGAAGTGGTGGTTGACCTGGATGTGGCAG CTAAAGGTGATGAGTCTTCAGTTTTCCTGGATGGCCACGTGGGTCAGGGCATCGGCCTCACCTGCAAGTCACAGGGATGGTTTCCAGAGCCCAAAGTAGTTTGGCTGAACAGCAAAGGACAGACACGGGAGGAGGGAGTGACCACCCAAAGCACAAAGACTTCTTCAGGCGTTTTTGATGTTGTAAGTTCCATGACTCTTGAACCAGGATCTGACCAGGAAGTCTCCTGCAGAGTAGTCAATAACCTACTCAACGCAATGTGTGAATCCCGAGTCCTGATTTCAG ATGTCTTCTTTCCCTCCACTTCACCTTGGATGACAGCCTTccttgtaattttatttcttaatgtaTCTGTCGTTGCTGCCATAGGTTATAAACTAAACA gtAGTTTTACACAATCCCGTAAAGCAG caAGTTTGAGGAAGAAGATGGTAACAG aaaagtccaaattaaaaaaccactttg GTCaactgaaagcagagctgg ATTTGTGGGAAGCGCAGAGCCATACAC TTCCCATCACTGTGAATCCTGACTGCCGAGTCCTGGAGCTCCAGGTGCCAGGGGCTCCAGCTGTGGAGAGCAATGCATCTGAACCTGCTGGCCCAAACGCTCCCTCCACAGTCCCTGtgctggtggggaaggaagggtttGCAGCTGGGAAACACCACCGGGAGGTGGACGTGGGCCAGCAACAGGA AGTGCTGGGGGTGGTGAGGGAGCAAGggagacaggaggaggaagggagccTTCCTGCGGAGGACTACTGGGCTCTGCACAGGTCCCAGGGAGGGATTCTCTCTAGTGAAGGAGGCCACAGGATTGAGAAGCAGCACATGAGTACTTCAGTGATTGGTGTGCTTCTGGACTTGGAGGAAGGGCAGGTGAACTTTTATGACGCAGAGCAGATGGGTGTCATGGTGAGAATGTCTCTAAGGCTTGGAAAGGAACCTGCCAAAATGTTTTACCCATTTCTATCCAAAAGGGAAGGGACACTCACACCTCTTATCCACCCACTCTTAATCCCTATCCCATTAAAGCCTCTTTAA